The segment TACAGAGACATTGTTAGACCGAAAATTACTAATATAGACTTTAGACCCTAACCCAGATAAACCGCGAGGACCATCAACACTACTTGGTAAAATAATCGTCGAGCTGACTGTATGTGTTTCTGGGTCAATGACTGAAACTGAATTTCCCCCAGTATAATTTGGATCACCATAGTTAGCGACATATATATAGCCTGATACAGCTTTAATACCACGTGGATATAAACCAACCGGGATTGTGGCTGATACCGTATTTGTATTTGCATCAATTACAGAAACCGTATTTGATTGACTATTTGTAACATACACGTAGGTTCCATAAGCAGCCACATAATATGGTTTTACGCCGACTGGAACAGTGGCCACAACAGTATTAGTAGAAGTATTAATTACCGTTACATTATTAGAACCAGTATTTGATACATATACATACGTGGTACCCGACAAAGTGACGGAAACTATCCCATACGGCTCAGTACCCGTACTAATAGTAGCTACAACTGCTTTGTCTGTTAAACGCACCACTGTAACGTCATTACTTCCCTGGTTAGCAACATATACATACGGAATATCGTTAACAATAATTTGTGTCGACACTTGATAAGGATTAGATCCAACTGTCAAATTATAAAAAGAGCCAACAACGATATTTTTTGAATCTCCAATATTTCTTTGAATAAATGAATTTTCGGCAACCAAGTTTCCTTGAGAAGATGGGATTTCATACTCTGTTTGTGTATTTCCTAATAAATCTGTAACCGATGCATTAATAACACTATTAACTGCTAAATCAGGAGTATTTTCACCAGGGCCAATAGTATATACACCAGATAAGGTTTTACCACTAACAGTTCCTAGTTCAACTTCGGCACCAGAATTTAGTTCAACCGTCATCGTTGAATTATTTTCAAGCAGTCTACCGAAATTTGCGGTTATATTAATATTCTGACCGGAAGTATACGTGCCATCAGCAGTTGAAGAAGTAAAAGAAATAAGATGTGGACGCTTGGAGTGTATAGAATCAGTATCAACTACGGAAATTGAGCCACTGGCATTATTACTGACATACAATCTATGTCCAACTACGCTAGCATAAAATGGTTTAAAACCTACCGCAATACTTTCTGTAACTGTATCAGTAGTAGTATCAATAACTTCAATAGTACTATTAGTAGAATTATCGTGAGTAATATAAACCTTTGAACCTAAAACAACACACGTTGTTGGGTTAGAGGTGACGGGGATAGTGCTTGTAACAGTATTTGTTAAGGTGTTAATTACAGAAACTGAACTACTCCCCCTATTCGGCGCATAAATCTTTGTGCCTACTCGACAAGAAAAATAAGGAATAGAGCCAACTGAGATTGTGCTAGTAATAGTGTCTGTCAGAGTATTAATTGCATACATGGAATTATTTCCTCCCACATACATGGTGGTACCCGCTGAAATAGCATTCGATCCCGATAAGCTAGATGTTATTGCAATTGTTGATGATACGGTGTCAGTAATAGTATCAATAACGGAAACACTATTACCGATACGGTTTGGCACATAGACCTTACTTCCAATTGTTCCAAGATACCACGGGGAATCACCAACGGTGATGGTAGTAATAACTGTGTTTGTATTTGAATTAATTACTGAAACCGTATTACCACCTGTATTGCTAACATAAATTTTAGTCCCAACAACAGTCGAAAAATATGGACCCGTTCCAACCGTTATTGTATTTGTAACACTATCAGTTAATGTATTAATAACCGAGACGGTTCCGCTGAGAATATTATTAACAAATAATTTATTTCCCACTAGTACGGACATTTCAGGTCCATTTCCAACGGCAATAGTTTGTACAATATCATCAGTTAGAGTGTCTATTACTGACACACTGCTACTTAGCTTATTGCTTACATATAATTTAGTTCCCACTAAAGTTGCATATACCGGCTCAGTTCCAACTGATATCGCTGGTGGTGCATCATAGGTAATTATTTCATCAGTAAAACTAGCGGCATTTAAGCCTCTTTCATCAAGAATAAGATATGTTCCGTAATTATAGGTCAGTGTGACATCGTCGCGATCTGCAGCTGCTTGATCTAAAATAATAACCACCTGATTTCCTGAAACTTCAACATCTATAACATCAACTTGAACACTATCAATAGTAGCTATAAAACTAGCTGGCAACGGAATTGAGTCAGAGTCTAATTCTTTATTATACGTTAATGTAATCGTATTAGTAACAATCGTTTTATTAGTTAGCTCAATAACACTTGTTGTAAAGAAACCCCCATTCATTGTTAAAAAAATAGTATCATCATCGTAAGCTGAACCATTACGATCCAGATTAACTTCTACTCCATCAGCAACTATCGTCCACGGACCATCACTGGTAAAATCACGACTTGGATCAGTTGCAGTAGAATAGTAACGAGTCTTAAAACGCTCTACTACTCCATTATTTTCCGATTCATCTTCATAGAAAATTGCATCGCCGGTAATCGTACCCTCATTTGTAGCACTACCTCTGATACTTGCATTACCTTCATAGGTTGCGCCCGAAACTATAGTTAAATTATCAACACTCAAATCAGGCAAAGCTACAGCCGGAATAGTGAGACCTGCATCTAACCAATAATTACCAAGACTTTCTGGGCTTGTATCAACAGCATTATTGAACCAATAGTCAGCTGGGCTTGCTTGACTTTTATAAACAAAAATTCCTAAAAAAACGACAAACACTAGCAATAATTTAAATAAAAAATTTTTCATTGGGTTAATACTATATTAAAAAAATAATCTAAAGATTAAAATTATTATCAATTTTATCACAATTAGTGATGTTTGTGAATAAAAAAATTTATTTTAAATAGTTATCCAAAGCTTCATTGACCAACTTATCAGCCACCTTATTCTTTTCACGAGGCACGTGATTAAAACTAATTTTCTTAAATTGCAGTGATAGATTATGAGCTTTAACAAATAATGTAGCTAAATCTTTATTTTTTACTTTATATTCATGACGTAATTGTTTAACCACTAATTCACTATCCAAAAAACATTCCACTGCCTCTGCTTTCAGTTCTATAACTTTTTCTAGGCCAGCAATAATTGCTTGATATTCAGCTTGATTATTTGTTGTTTCACCAATACAACGAGAAATAGTTGTTACGACTTTGTTGTCTTGAAAAATTACAACACCAATCGCTGCCGGACCAGGATTACCACGTGCACCCCCATCACTATAGATAGTATATTCTGACATATTATTCACTAGCTCGTAAATCAACAATTTTTAATTGTAGATCCCGACGATTATTAAAAATATTTAAACTCACAGTATAAATCAGATCAACTTTTTGCCCAATCTTTATATTTTTCCATTCTTCGGCCTTACCAAAAGCCACAGCCCAACAATTATTAAAACGAAATTTTATATGTCTTTTATCTTGTCCCATTATCATACTATCTTCAACTAAAACATCAAAGCTCACAAACTTTGGTTCAGGATTATCTTGACCATAGGGCTTAAATTTTTCTAAATCATCTAACAGCTCCATCGTGATAGCCTTAATTGGTATATCTGCATCAATATATATTGAGGGCGATAACTCTTTATTGGCTAATTCAGTTTCAGCAACTTTTCTAATTTTTGTAATAAAAGGAAATAAATCAGCATCGGTTTTAACCGTAAAACCACAAGCCATTTTATGTCCTCCAAAACGCTCTAAATATTCTTTACCAGCCTCTAAGCTCGCCCCCAAATCAAAACCCTCAATACTACGACCTGACCCCTTTATCTTACCTTCACTTTTACAAATAACAAAACAAGGTTTTGAAAATCGTTCAGCAATTCTCCCGGCCACTAAACCAATAATTCCCTCAGGCCAACATTGAGATGAATTTTCTCCCCCTTCACGCAAGTCAGGCGAGACAACTACTAATAATTTTTCTTCCATCTGCTCGGCCTCCACTAAAGCAATACCACTTTTCATTATTTCCTCAGTCATTTTCTGACGTTCTATATTTTTTTCATTAAGCTCTGTAGCAAATCGCCTGGCTTCATCCTGAGAAGAGGCTGTAAATAAAGCATAGGCAGTATTGGCATGATCAATCCGTCCGGCAGCATTTAATCGTGGAGTAATTTGCCAACTAATATTCCAGGTATTTATATCATCAAAATTAACCAGCGCAACTTCTAATAATTCTTTTAGTCCCCGTCGTGGCTGCTGATTAATTAAGGCTAAACCCTGCTTCACAATTAAACGATTTTCTCCAAGTAAAGAAACACAATCAGAAATTGTTCCAATGGCTGCCAAGTCAACCAACCGGTCAGTTAAATTCTTTTTATCTTCGTCAGACAACGTTGAACGACTAATCAAAGCCGAAGCAAATTTATAAGCCACCCCAGCTCCACATAAATATTTAAAAGGATAGGCTTCTCGACTAAGAATTGGGTTAATTAATAAACAAGGTGGGAGTTCGTTTTCGTCTTTTGGCCCCTCGTGATGATCTGTCACAATAACATCCATGCCGAAGGATTGTGCTAAAAGAATCTCCTCTTTAGCCCGAACACCATTATCAACAGTAATTATCAAGCCCGTGTTATGATCCTTAAGCTCAGAAACAATATTTTTATTTAACCCATACCCTTCACCAAAACGACTAGGAATCCACACCTCAACATTAGCTTTTAATATTTTTAAGGTCTCAACCAGCAGAGCCGATGATGTCACTCCGTCAGCATCATAATCACCACATACAACAATATTACTCCCGCTTTTTATATGTTTAATTACCAAGCTAATAGCAGCTTCCATATCCTTAAATAAGAAAGGGTCAAAACTTTCTTCCTGTATTTCTGGATTAAAAAAATAGTCAATGTCATTTTTTGTTAATAAACCACGGTTAAATAACAATTGACTAACAATTGGTGAATAGATTTTTTGACTTTCAAAAAAAGTTTCCGGGGCGGATGGTAAAACCTGCCAATTTTTTTTCATAGATTAAGACATTGGAGCAAAGCCCCAAGCTAACATTGAAATAATCACAAAAATACTAAGTATTGCCCAAACAATTTTAATAATTTTTTTTCTTTTCATAGAGTTTTATTATAAAAATATTTTTTAAAAGCATTTTACTTTATTACTTTAGATCCGGGGATTAACCAGCAAAGCTGATAAGCCGGGACAACTTTATAACTTTATAACTTTATAACATTATAACCAAATTACTGTTTTAATAATTTTACAAACGTATCACTTGGAATTTCTACACTTCCCTTTCCCGCACTCATCATTTTCTTCTTACCTTTTTTCTGTTTTTGTAATAACTTACGTTTTCGACTTACGTCTCCACCATACAATCCAGCAGTTACATCTTTTCGCATAGCCGCAATTCGTTCGGCAGCAATAATCTGTCCACCAATAGCTGCTTGTAATTTAATCACAAACATTTGTTTCGGTAATGTATCTTTTAGAGTAGTAACGATCTCTTTTCCGCGTCGAAATGCTTCATCCCGATAGACAATTAATGACAAAGATTCAACCGGCTCTTCAGCCACCAAAACATCCATTTTCACAACATCTGCCTGACGGTAATCAAGGTATTCATAATTAATTGAGGCATAACCAGAAGAAACACTTTTTATCCGATCATAAAAATTAGTTAAAATTGCCGCCATAGGAATCTCATAATGCAAAACCAATCGTTCAGCATCTAAATATTCAGTTGTAATATAGACTGCTTTTCGCTCTTGGACCAAGGTCATAATTCCACCAATATAATCTTTTGGTGTCACAATATCTAGCTTAACCCAAGGCTCTTCAATTCTATCAATTCGACCAGGATCGGGAAGCATTTGTGGACTCCTCACAGTTAATGACTCTGACTGTCCAACAACAAAGACACGATAGGCAACACTTGGCACAGTGACAATCAATTCCAAACCATATTCTCGACTTAAACGCTCTTGGACAATTTCTAAATGTAACAAACCAAGAAAACCGCAACGGAAACCAAGTCCCAAAGCCTGTGATTGTTCAGCTTCATACATTAAGGCGGCATCATTTAATTTTAATTTTTCAATACCATCTCGTAAGCGACCAAAGTCATCACCTTCTTTTGGAAACAGACCGGCAAAGACCATTGGTTTAACTTCATGATACCCTTGCAACGATTCTATTTCACCAGTATTGGCAATGGTCATCGTGTCACCAACTCGACATTCAATTACACTCTTAAAACCAGTAATAACATAGCCAATCTCACCTGCTTCTAAACTGCCCGTTGAAAAATAATCCGGACGAAAAATTCCGACATCCAAAGCTTCACTTTGGGCCTTAGTGGCCAAAAGTTTTATCCGACTATTTTTTGGTAAAACTCCATCAACAACACGGACATAAGCAACCACCCCTTTATACTCATCAAAATTTGAATCAAATATTAAAGCTCGAACATTTCCCTCTACATTCCCTTGAGGAGCGGGAACACGATCGATCACTGTTTGTAAAATACTTTCTACTCCAACACCGGTTTTACCCGAAGCTAAAATAATTTCTGATTCATCACAGCCAAGTAATTTTATAATTTCATGTTTAACGCGAGGCACATCAGCCGCTGGTAAATCAATTTTATTGATAACCGGAATAATGACTAAATCTTGCTCCATAGCTAAGTATAAATTAGCCAGAGTCTGAGCCTGAATTCCCTGAGAGGCATCAACCAATAAGACTGCTCCTTCCACAGCAGCCAAGCTTCGCGAAACTTCATACGTAAAATCCACATGACCTGGAGTGTCAATTAAATTTAAACGATAGTCTTTATACTCCATAGCGACCGGTGTTAATTTTATGGTAATACCACGTTCACGTTCCAAATCCATCCGATCCAAAAGTTGAGCTTTCATTTTGCGCTGTTCAACTGTTTTGGTTACCTCAAGCATTCGATCAGCTAAAGTTGATTTTCCGTGATCTATATGAGCAATAATACAAAAATTTCTAATGTTTTTCATGTCTGTATTGTACAATAAAAGGAGCTTATGAATAAACTCCAGTCTGGCTAGTATACTAGTTTTTTTTATGAAAATCAAGCTAAATTAAAACACTATAAAACCTTAAATTTTATAAATAATTAATAAGTTATTTAAACTCATTATAAACACTATAATTTACAAAATAATACAAATACTACAATTCTTAATCAAAATAAACTTTCATACAAAAATGATTGTATTATTAAAATAATAATACAATAATCTACTGATAATAGGTTGGAATGCTAGTTAAATCTTTATTAAGAACTCCAGTTAAATGTTGCTTAGCAATATCTAAAAGTGTTTTTGATGTAACCTGAATACGATTTTTTGAAGGTGATACATACCAAGTTTTCCCCCTATCTTCAACTTGTAATAATATCCAACCTTTAAAACGATCCCCCAACGAAGAATACGATTGTGAGTACTTACTAATTTTCTCTAAATTACTATCAGAAATACCTAGAGCAGATGATTGAAATAAGCATAATGCATCACTTTCTTTAACTTCATATCGATATCCTGTTTTTGGGCTTATATACCAAATTTTTCCCTTATCCTCAGTAGCTAAGAGAAATTTTCCTTTCAAACGATTAAAAATCGATACATTCACATCACTATATTTAGCCTGAAATGAATCATCTCGACAAAAATTTTCCCTTTTAGGAATATCTTTAAATCTATAAACAATTGATTTTGAAACTACTTGCACCAAACTTCCAGAAACATAATATCCTATGTGCACAGTATACAAACCTTCTCTGGCAGGTAATTTAAAATTAATCTTCGACGTAAATGGATACACTAGTTTATTCCCTGAATCGTCATTTAACCAAACAGAAATGTTAGAAATATTTTCCAGCTGATTTAAATGAGTAATAATTAACTCTTGATTATCAGTTTCTTGATCTCCATTATTAATCAGAAAATCAAAACTTTTAAGACTGTTGTTCTCTCTATCTTGATTAAATATCAATCCATTACTAGAACAAGCGCTTGTAGAAATCGACATCGTTCTGTAATCGGTTTCAACATTATTATCATTTCTACCCTTCAAAGAAATTTGGTATTCTGTATTACAGGTTAAATTATAAAAAGTATAGTCCATTCCAGAAATCCAACCTGATTTTGCATCACCTATTTTAACAAAATATTCATTAGCATCTCCTTCCCACTGTAATGAAATACTATTTCTACCAGAACTCAAGTAGGAAACTGTTGGTACAGAGCTTAAAGAAGCAGCATCAAAGGAAGCCGTAGTGAAAGTAAAAATAACTGGCGATGAAAACTCGGTATCATTTTTCGCAATAATTTTAAACCAATACTCATTATCACTAAGGAGATTATTAAGAGTATAGCTAAAATTGGCGTAATTTGATTCTAATGTTGTATAATTGACTCCATCAGTTGATAAAAAAATTTGAAATGTTACATCAGGTGTTTCTTCCTCCCATGTTATTGTTACAGTATTGGGGGTTGATAAAATTGTTGTTTCTTCATACTCTTTTAAATAACTCGTAATTATGCCAAGCGGTATGTTTTTCCAGTTAGTAAAAAATTTCTTTCCACTACTTGACATAAAAAATTCATTTGGCACTTCATTAGTTAAATCAAATAATCTAACTGAGTCAATATCAAAATTAGGATATTTAGCGATATAACCACTATTTCCTAATAAATACAAATTATTCCCATTAATAAATACTCCATAAGCTTTAGGCGCAAAAAATGAATCTATAGACATATCTCTAGTATCTAAAACATAAGCGATATTACTAATTTCTGAAGAAATATATAAAAGTCCACCAGTATCATCTAGTGGTCGAAAAGCAATGTCATCGCTAATTACTATGTCAGAATCAAGTTCAAATATTTCATAACTAAGATCACTTGCATCAACTTTAATGACTGTCTGTGTCCCTGCTGCAGCAGTAAAGTATAATTCAGTTCTATCACTATAAGTATATATCTGGCCGGCATGACCAAGACTTGCATCTCCAACCCAATCTGCCGAATTTACTAATTCCCAATCGGCAATTCTATACTTAAAAATCTTTATAGGATTTGCATAAGTTACTCCATATACATAGGTATTATCAGTAACTAATCCCGGATCAGAAGAACCGGAAAACAGATTCTCACTTACTACAGTCGAGTAAGAATTTATATTATCAGGATCAATAGAAAGTATTGTAAAATTATTAGTATTTGTCATCTGGACAGCAGCATAGATTCTATAATTCTCACTATCAAATGTCATCGTACCAATACTTGAAGTATTTGGAATAGTTACCGAATTATAATCACTTAAATCATTCGGATTATTAAAAACAATAATTTTTGATGGGGTTGTTCTAGTCCCAATATAAAACTTATCATTAATTTGAACATTGCCGTGTGCATAATCAAAAACAGACGGCCCCGAATTTTGAATTTCCTCAGTTTTAAAAACCGGAAAATCATTAAGTGTTTTGAGAGAGCTCACATTATTAGTAATAGTAATATTCTCTGGTGCGCTGGGTGTAACTAAATCTCTTTCACCAGAAAATAATTCATTGGTCTGATTAGCTACCCAAACAATAGATCCAGTTTGATTCACTATGATATTACTCCAAGTCTGATTACTATTTCCTGCCGGCTGAGTCTCATACCAAGAAGATCCTAAATTAGTTGAATAATATAATCTGCCAGGACTTGCCAATATAAATAGAGTTGACCCATCTTCACTAACAACGACCGATGACCATTGATTATCTAACTCTCCAATAATATTGAGTTCTCTCCAGGCATCTTCAGTAGAATCTTCTATATACACCCGACCGCCACTGACAGCTGCTAACATAACACTACCATCACTATTTATACTTACTGAAATCCAATTTTTATTTTCACTCCCCGCAGGCTCAACTTCATCCCAAGCATCACCACTGTCTATTGATCGATA is part of the Candidatus Falkowbacteria bacterium genome and harbors:
- a CDS encoding ribonuclease HI family protein, with product MSEYTIYSDGGARGNPGPAAIGVVIFQDNKVVTTISRCIGETTNNQAEYQAIIAGLEKVIELKAEAVECFLDSELVVKQLRHEYKVKNKDLATLFVKAHNLSLQFKKISFNHVPREKNKVADKLVNEALDNYLK
- the recJ gene encoding single-stranded-DNA-specific exonuclease RecJ → MKKNWQVLPSAPETFFESQKIYSPIVSQLLFNRGLLTKNDIDYFFNPEIQEESFDPFLFKDMEAAISLVIKHIKSGSNIVVCGDYDADGVTSSALLVETLKILKANVEVWIPSRFGEGYGLNKNIVSELKDHNTGLIITVDNGVRAKEEILLAQSFGMDVIVTDHHEGPKDENELPPCLLINPILSREAYPFKYLCGAGVAYKFASALISRSTLSDEDKKNLTDRLVDLAAIGTISDCVSLLGENRLIVKQGLALINQQPRRGLKELLEVALVNFDDINTWNISWQITPRLNAAGRIDHANTAYALFTASSQDEARRFATELNEKNIERQKMTEEIMKSGIALVEAEQMEEKLLVVVSPDLREGGENSSQCWPEGIIGLVAGRIAERFSKPCFVICKSEGKIKGSGRSIEGFDLGASLEAGKEYLERFGGHKMACGFTVKTDADLFPFITKIRKVAETELANKELSPSIYIDADIPIKAITMELLDDLEKFKPYGQDNPEPKFVSFDVLVEDSMIMGQDKRHIKFRFNNCWAVAFGKAEEWKNIKIGQKVDLIYTVSLNIFNNRRDLQLKIVDLRASE
- the lepA gene encoding elongation factor 4, coding for MKNIRNFCIIAHIDHGKSTLADRMLEVTKTVEQRKMKAQLLDRMDLERERGITIKLTPVAMEYKDYRLNLIDTPGHVDFTYEVSRSLAAVEGAVLLVDASQGIQAQTLANLYLAMEQDLVIIPVINKIDLPAADVPRVKHEIIKLLGCDESEIILASGKTGVGVESILQTVIDRVPAPQGNVEGNVRALIFDSNFDEYKGVVAYVRVVDGVLPKNSRIKLLATKAQSEALDVGIFRPDYFSTGSLEAGEIGYVITGFKSVIECRVGDTMTIANTGEIESLQGYHEVKPMVFAGLFPKEGDDFGRLRDGIEKLKLNDAALMYEAEQSQALGLGFRCGFLGLLHLEIVQERLSREYGLELIVTVPSVAYRVFVVGQSESLTVRSPQMLPDPGRIDRIEEPWVKLDIVTPKDYIGGIMTLVQERKAVYITTEYLDAERLVLHYEIPMAAILTNFYDRIKSVSSGYASINYEYLDYRQADVVKMDVLVAEEPVESLSLIVYRDEAFRRGKEIVTTLKDTLPKQMFVIKLQAAIGGQIIAAERIAAMRKDVTAGLYGGDVSRKRKLLQKQKKGKKKMMSAGKGSVEIPSDTFVKLLKQ